The following proteins come from a genomic window of Leptospira andrefontaineae:
- a CDS encoding ankyrin repeat domain-containing protein, with product MDWNDLFRAVKTGNNGTLRALLSEAATRDGFAEEFPELRDSYGCGLLYWAIKEGNKEATNLLVEYGSDPNETSSRGETALLLALESENTELTTILLDYGADPELRDMDGNTPLTRAISSGTLELVEILFDLPNHPPDIESRNGEGYSPLLLAVDMGHLEIAEYLVSKGADPKKKNSEGRTILHLTALHNDYEILDLFSENKEVRSLMENKDQDGNTPLLLSALYDSVECLERLLNLGADPLAKNLSGKTAKEEADRMKFHHTLKVVNKATITLLFRASSEGKTDTVEKILSNGYEAEVRDMLGRTPLLLAVKSGKTDLIELLVKNGASPYSTDKEGNSPLALAEASESPALHQIFKQFLNPEEGK from the coding sequence GTGGACTGGAACGATCTTTTTCGGGCAGTAAAAACAGGTAACAACGGAACCCTTCGCGCCTTATTATCAGAGGCTGCGACAAGAGATGGTTTCGCAGAAGAATTTCCTGAACTCAGAGATTCTTACGGCTGCGGACTTTTGTATTGGGCCATCAAAGAAGGAAATAAGGAAGCCACCAATCTTTTAGTAGAATATGGCTCCGACCCGAATGAGACCAGCTCTAGAGGAGAGACCGCACTACTTCTCGCGTTAGAATCTGAGAACACTGAACTCACCACAATACTCTTAGATTATGGCGCGGACCCTGAACTTAGAGACATGGATGGAAATACTCCATTAACCAGAGCAATTAGTTCGGGAACGCTAGAATTGGTAGAGATCTTATTCGATCTTCCCAATCATCCTCCAGATATAGAATCTAGAAATGGAGAAGGTTATTCCCCTCTTCTACTCGCGGTGGATATGGGTCATCTAGAGATCGCAGAATATCTGGTTTCAAAGGGAGCCGATCCTAAAAAGAAAAACTCCGAAGGAAGAACAATCCTTCACTTAACTGCACTACATAATGATTATGAAATATTGGATCTATTTTCTGAGAACAAAGAAGTTCGTTCTTTGATGGAGAATAAAGACCAAGACGGAAATACCCCACTTCTTCTTTCTGCATTGTACGATAGTGTAGAATGTCTGGAAAGATTGCTGAACCTAGGTGCTGATCCTTTGGCCAAAAACCTAAGCGGCAAAACAGCCAAAGAAGAAGCTGACAGGATGAAATTCCATCACACTCTGAAAGTTGTAAACAAGGCTACGATCACTTTGTTATTCAGAGCTTCGTCCGAAGGAAAAACGGATACTGTGGAAAAAATTCTAAGCAACGGTTACGAGGCTGAAGTTCGTGATATGCTTGGTCGCACTCCGTTACTTCTAGCGGTTAAATCTGGAAAAACAGATTTGATCGAATTATTAGTGAAGAATGGAGCTTCTCCTTATTCTACGGACAAGGAAGGAAATTCTCCTTTAGCTCTTGCAGAAGCTTCTGAAAGCCCGGCTCTACACCAGATATTTAAACAATTCCTGAATCCGGAAGAAGGAAAGTAA
- a CDS encoding AEC family transporter, which translates to MSNFIVIGFCFLFGILIRTKGKFPADSHKVINSFIISVSLPCMEFGPLRHASLDGNFLTFAAMPWVLFGSGFLFFSFFGKLLNWKESTIICLCLSAGLGNTSFLGIPLIESYYSKEGLPTVLIIDQLGTFLTLAIPGTYLGTKARHTLQSSETKSSLWKTLFTFPPFIALLVSLASRPISVPPELESAISRIGDTLIPLALFSVGYQLPGTIRINSKEPNAENPKRESDDSFRIRIPLLFGLVFKLIIGPALIWLCFGTFFHYSEKNVGENFLRNFKILIMESAMAPMITGSLLAAEWGLSPRLAVSLVGIGIPLSFLTTLGLYYLLENQAWTGTIFFGQ; encoded by the coding sequence ATGTCTAATTTTATAGTAATCGGATTTTGTTTTCTGTTCGGGATACTCATCCGGACCAAAGGAAAGTTTCCTGCCGATTCTCATAAAGTTATCAATTCATTTATCATTTCAGTTTCCCTCCCTTGTATGGAGTTCGGACCTTTGCGTCATGCTTCTCTAGATGGGAATTTTTTAACATTTGCAGCCATGCCTTGGGTACTTTTTGGATCCGGATTTTTATTTTTCAGCTTTTTCGGAAAACTACTGAATTGGAAAGAAAGTACAATCATCTGTCTTTGTCTTTCCGCAGGACTCGGAAACACTTCCTTTTTAGGAATTCCGCTGATCGAATCCTACTACTCAAAAGAGGGACTTCCCACAGTTCTGATCATAGACCAACTCGGAACATTTCTGACTCTCGCCATTCCTGGAACTTATTTAGGAACCAAAGCAAGACACACACTACAATCCTCAGAAACAAAATCCTCTCTTTGGAAAACATTATTCACATTCCCTCCATTTATAGCATTACTAGTTTCTTTGGCTTCTCGTCCGATTTCTGTTCCTCCAGAGCTTGAATCTGCAATCTCAAGGATCGGAGACACTCTGATCCCATTGGCTCTTTTTTCAGTCGGATACCAACTTCCTGGAACCATTCGGATCAATTCCAAAGAACCAAATGCCGAAAATCCCAAGAGAGAATCAGACGATTCTTTTAGGATAAGAATTCCTTTGTTATTCGGCTTAGTATTTAAACTTATAATCGGCCCTGCCTTGATCTGGCTCTGTTTCGGAACATTCTTCCATTATTCAGAGAAGAATGTAGGCGAAAATTTTCTTAGAAACTTTAAGATACTCATTATGGAATCAGCAATGGCTCCTATGATTACGGGAAGTCTTCTTGCAGCAGAATGGGGACTTTCACCTAGATTAGCTGTTTCCCTAGTCGGAATTGGAATACCGCTTTCTTTTCTAACGACCTTAGGATTGTATTACCTCCTGGAGAATCAGGCGTGGACTGGAACGATCTTTTTCGGGCAGTAA
- a CDS encoding M23 family metallopeptidase — protein MTRSLAVFFLSIYFCPIFADVIQNCDKKNICSSIETENEETSVYLQAKNLIPGTHITVYTAIEGSKIETEPPNPISFVLTDSEKKKVLTFKKKENTEAPISIAVLAVAYYGDLSAKHDETYVYTLPYEGKSWISVGYNSGEEHKGGGAYSLDFVLPEGTPLLAARDGVVVETEDKFTEGKRDPKLIDKANRIVIEHSDGTVAIYGHLKSKGVFVKPGEKVIAGQKIGLSGNTGFSTGPHLHFEVYKPEENRKKKSFATIFKTESEEKEYLSEENAYWTPDGKTPPGFPITNTEEFCVSHSIPDPDKTSSCPDKLQTKRKFYLSIPIYKSGPYTFKAEFIHLKTKKVSFTFQEKIPGGINFEAWEIQPILSAGKYKIKFYLEEKEIGERSLQILP, from the coding sequence ATGACCCGAAGTTTAGCGGTATTCTTTTTATCCATTTACTTCTGCCCTATATTTGCAGATGTAATTCAGAACTGTGATAAAAAGAATATTTGCTCTTCTATCGAAACAGAAAACGAAGAAACCTCGGTTTATCTCCAAGCTAAAAATCTAATCCCAGGAACACATATCACGGTCTATACTGCAATCGAGGGTTCTAAAATAGAAACGGAACCTCCGAACCCGATCTCTTTTGTGTTAACCGATTCAGAAAAGAAGAAGGTCTTAACCTTTAAAAAGAAAGAGAATACAGAAGCCCCAATTTCTATTGCAGTACTGGCAGTTGCTTATTACGGAGATCTATCCGCAAAACATGACGAGACTTATGTTTATACTCTTCCTTATGAAGGTAAATCTTGGATATCTGTAGGCTATAATAGCGGGGAAGAACATAAAGGTGGAGGTGCTTATTCTCTAGACTTTGTCCTTCCGGAAGGAACCCCACTTTTAGCAGCAAGAGATGGAGTCGTAGTAGAAACGGAAGATAAATTTACGGAAGGAAAAAGGGATCCTAAACTCATAGATAAAGCAAATCGGATCGTGATAGAACATTCTGATGGAACAGTCGCAATCTATGGACACCTAAAATCCAAAGGTGTATTTGTAAAACCTGGAGAGAAAGTAATCGCAGGACAAAAAATTGGTCTTTCTGGAAATACAGGATTTAGCACTGGACCTCATCTACATTTCGAAGTTTATAAACCGGAAGAAAATCGTAAGAAAAAAAGTTTTGCTACGATTTTCAAAACAGAATCGGAAGAAAAAGAATATTTAAGCGAGGAAAATGCTTACTGGACCCCGGATGGAAAAACTCCTCCCGGTTTTCCGATCACAAACACAGAAGAATTTTGTGTTAGTCATTCCATTCCAGATCCAGACAAAACTTCTTCTTGTCCCGACAAGCTCCAAACCAAACGTAAATTTTATCTTTCTATTCCTATCTATAAATCCGGGCCTTATACTTTTAAGGCAGAGTTCATCCACTTAAAAACTAAAAAGGTAAGTTTTACCTTTCAGGAAAAGATCCCAGGTGGGATCAATTTCGAGGCCTGGGAAATACAACCTATATTGAGTGCCGGAAAGTATAAGATCAAATTCTATCTAGAAGAAAAAGAGATCGGAGAAAGATCCTTACAAATCCTTCCTTGA
- a CDS encoding DUF2889 domain-containing protein — protein MALSQLKQKIRYKDCGFQRRYESRYYWFPEESPPSCLIEVSQRDPYHDMTLYMLVNLATMKIMDLDVEEDRVPYETCPHAIKTYSYLIGEDISYNKIMRKFPEDKTVGCLHINELLQNAAQSFSSAYAFFLKERNFPPEWDEYRMYQGDLDPKSRREIGRHWWMKDKGVRNSCYSFSDRHETPDLKQQVKPLDSITSLMVKEFRSARGK, from the coding sequence ATGGCTCTTTCCCAATTAAAACAAAAGATCAGATACAAAGACTGCGGTTTCCAGCGCAGGTACGAAAGCAGATACTATTGGTTTCCGGAAGAAAGTCCTCCTAGCTGCTTAATAGAAGTCAGCCAAAGAGATCCTTATCATGATATGACTTTGTACATGTTAGTGAACTTAGCCACGATGAAAATTATGGACTTAGATGTGGAAGAAGATCGAGTACCTTATGAAACATGTCCTCATGCAATCAAAACTTATTCCTATCTAATTGGAGAAGATATTTCTTATAATAAAATTATGAGAAAATTTCCGGAAGATAAAACGGTAGGGTGCCTTCATATTAACGAACTTCTACAAAATGCCGCCCAAAGCTTTTCTTCTGCGTACGCATTCTTCTTAAAAGAAAGAAATTTCCCTCCTGAATGGGATGAGTATAGAATGTACCAAGGCGACTTAGATCCAAAATCCAGAAGAGAGATCGGAAGACATTGGTGGATGAAGGACAAAGGTGTCCGAAATTCCTGTTATAGTTTCTCAGACAGGCATGAAACTCCGGACTTAAAACAGCAGGTAAAACCTCTCGACAGTATCACATCTTTGATGGTAAAAGAATTCCGCAGTGCCAGAGGAAAATAA
- a CDS encoding SDR family oxidoreductase, with amino-acid sequence MGLFFQDKVFLVTGASSGIGRALAIELEKEGAYVGVIARRKEALKDLKNSASNPDKIFVMQADVMSESDLKKAVEEFRKKFKRVDGFVHNAGISMRGTAAETDLKIFRAIMDTNYFPLVLLYRLLESDLRQSEGHVIAVSSIQGKYATQLRSGYAASKHAMQGFMDSIRLENLKTGIHVMSVCPGFVKTEISIKALGGDGTPHGIMDEGQKNGLDPEVVAKKILKGIEKRKREIIPSKLKEKFGYFLSRISPKTLDKILVRVRIS; translated from the coding sequence ATGGGGTTATTTTTTCAGGATAAGGTTTTTTTAGTAACCGGCGCAAGTTCTGGGATCGGCAGAGCTTTGGCCATTGAGTTGGAAAAGGAAGGAGCCTATGTGGGAGTAATTGCTCGCAGAAAAGAGGCCTTAAAGGATCTGAAAAATTCAGCTTCCAATCCGGATAAAATTTTTGTTATGCAAGCGGATGTGATGTCCGAATCCGATCTAAAAAAGGCGGTCGAAGAATTTAGAAAAAAATTCAAAAGAGTAGATGGCTTCGTTCATAATGCCGGAATTTCCATGAGAGGAACTGCGGCAGAAACTGATCTGAAAATTTTCAGAGCAATTATGGACACGAATTATTTTCCTCTGGTTTTATTATATCGTTTACTGGAATCAGATCTACGCCAAAGCGAAGGGCATGTGATTGCCGTATCTTCTATACAAGGAAAGTATGCTACCCAATTAAGATCCGGATATGCAGCAAGCAAACATGCGATGCAAGGATTTATGGATAGCATCCGTTTGGAAAACTTGAAAACCGGGATCCATGTCATGAGTGTTTGTCCTGGCTTTGTAAAAACGGAAATTTCAATTAAGGCATTGGGAGGAGATGGAACTCCTCATGGGATTATGGATGAAGGCCAGAAAAACGGATTAGATCCCGAAGTAGTGGCTAAAAAGATCTTAAAAGGAATTGAGAAAAGAAAACGAGAGATCATTCCTTCTAAGTTGAAGGAGAAATTCGGTTATTTCCTTAGTAGGATCTCTCCTAAAACTTTGGATAAAATTTTAGTAAGAGTTAGGATCTCTTAA
- a CDS encoding formylglycine-generating enzyme family protein: MSRTRTIIFISFCLLFLFSETGTSQEEKEATSSSSDTRKTVLWTGEVLSVYRNKGKAKIKIGRNSYFSERSEEEIKGILSEKSNLPLFRKPKMEEIGAFQVENIEVEFGKVGKLTKPISIELRGSFSIAEGKPAKLISVGLLIGAYGEETFYQDPSRFDATDMVRNRLVKNILHPKDGKEMVLVHTGYESNGRILYEHMGYFLYGQGSDPGDDSYNPKFGVPDRSSLEEISSFYIDKYEVTNKEYNKFLKETGTLPPPHWENGNFPRGKEYHPVTNLTYREAEAYSKWAGKKIPSEWQWEKAARGTGLVWRLLKDESYEFISQPQDYPFGNEFDSALCNTRESGSRGTISVFELPSKGQSPYGAIGMCGNVAEWTSSPYIPYPGHRPNSGRFGKHLKVIRGGSYSGTKEEAKAHARDFGGIPNLLNDRKAGLRLITEVKN; this comes from the coding sequence ATGTCCAGGACCAGAACCATTATATTTATCTCATTCTGTCTGCTTTTTCTATTTTCTGAAACCGGGACAAGCCAAGAAGAAAAAGAAGCCACATCTTCATCTTCTGATACAAGGAAGACAGTGCTTTGGACCGGAGAAGTTCTTTCGGTTTATCGAAACAAAGGAAAGGCAAAGATCAAGATAGGTAGAAACTCTTACTTTTCCGAACGTTCTGAAGAAGAGATTAAAGGTATACTGAGCGAAAAATCGAATCTACCTTTATTCAGAAAACCTAAAATGGAAGAAATTGGTGCCTTCCAAGTAGAGAATATTGAAGTAGAATTTGGAAAAGTGGGAAAACTCACAAAACCAATTTCAATAGAACTCAGAGGAAGTTTTTCCATAGCAGAAGGTAAACCTGCCAAATTGATCAGCGTGGGACTTTTGATCGGAGCTTATGGAGAAGAAACATTCTACCAAGATCCTTCCAGATTTGATGCGACAGACATGGTCCGAAATCGTTTAGTTAAAAATATTCTTCATCCCAAAGATGGGAAAGAAATGGTGCTCGTTCATACAGGATATGAATCCAACGGGCGGATCTTATATGAACATATGGGATACTTCCTATATGGACAAGGTTCAGACCCTGGAGACGATAGTTATAATCCTAAATTTGGAGTTCCCGACAGAAGTAGCCTAGAAGAAATTTCTTCCTTTTATATTGATAAATACGAAGTCACTAACAAAGAATATAATAAGTTCTTAAAAGAGACGGGAACTCTTCCTCCGCCTCATTGGGAAAACGGGAATTTCCCAAGAGGAAAAGAATATCATCCCGTTACCAACTTAACTTATAGAGAAGCGGAAGCTTATTCTAAATGGGCCGGAAAAAAGATCCCAAGCGAATGGCAATGGGAAAAGGCGGCTAGAGGAACGGGACTCGTCTGGAGATTATTAAAGGACGAGAGTTACGAATTTATCTCCCAGCCCCAAGACTATCCTTTCGGAAATGAATTCGATTCTGCACTTTGTAATACAAGAGAAAGTGGAAGCAGAGGAACTATCTCTGTGTTTGAACTTCCTTCTAAAGGCCAAAGTCCTTATGGTGCAATCGGAATGTGCGGCAATGTTGCAGAATGGACCAGCTCTCCATATATCCCTTATCCAGGACATAGACCAAACTCCGGGAGATTTGGGAAACATCTGAAAGTGATCCGAGGTGGTTCTTATTCAGGAACCAAAGAAGAAGCTAAGGCTCATGCAAGAGATTTTGGAGGAATTCCGAATCTATTGAATGATAGAAAAGCAGGTCTTAGGTTGATCACAGAAGTGAAGAACTAA